The Thalassophryne amazonica unplaced genomic scaffold, fThaAma1.1, whole genome shotgun sequence genome has a window encoding:
- the LOC117505962 gene encoding serine/threonine-protein kinase pim-2-like, producing MHQLVLAAVILHAQGVFHRDIKVENILIETTRERVRIIDFGCGTHAKEGWYKDFTGTWDICPPECQLQQQYRAIPFTVWQLGVVLYELLGSDNFDTKRFLENKLNMNLKASKDCQDFMDKCLCIRPEERPDFEQLLAHPWLQ from the exons ATGCACCAGTTGGTCCTTGCAGCCGTGATCCTCCATGCACAGGGTGTCTTTCATCGGGACATCAAGGTAGAAAATATCCTGATTGAGACGACACGTGAACGAGTGAGAATTATCGATTTTGGTTGTGGCACACATGCAAAGGAGGGATGGTACAAAGATTTTACAG GTACGTGGGACATTTGCCCTCCTGAATGTCAACTACAGCAGCAGTACAGGGCCATTCCTTTCACCGTGTGGCAGCTGGGGGTGGTGTTGTACGAACTCCTGGGAAGTGACAACTTTGACACCAAACGGTTCCTGGAAAACAAACTGAATATGAATTTGAAAGCATCTAAAG ACTGCCAGGATTTCATGGACAAATGTCTTTGCATCCGTCCGGAGGAGCGACCTGACTTTGAGCAGCTGTTGGCTCACCCCTGGCTCCAGTGA